In the genome of Montipora foliosa isolate CH-2021 chromosome 3, ASM3666993v2, whole genome shotgun sequence, one region contains:
- the LOC137996530 gene encoding chloride intracellular channel protein 1-like, giving the protein MAEDSGLTLYVKASTIHDSDFGADVFAQRFMMMLVLKDVSVNISLVDAIKTSSMKKLPALQFGDMLLEDPAKIEEFLEKLQPPLASKNDEVNKCVWKGAGSAVYHKFCLFLKNTDPSTDERLKANLIEELRNLDTFLLSDSMPGKYLGGDSLLLPDCILLPKLLHIKTVSKVFKDFEIPEEFQAIHRYMDAASGKDGDPASPSVVAFTRTCPSDEIIADAWARSMNCRNPLKQKKKKPSTSES; this is encoded by the exons ATGGCCGAAGATTCGGGTCTAACTCTATATGTTAAG GCCTCGACGATCCACGACAGTGATTTTGGCGCTGATGTATTTGCTCAGAGATTTATGATGATGCTTGTATTAAAAGATGTCTCAGTCAACATCAGTCTCGTGGATGCGATTAAGACCAGTAGTATGAAAAAGTTACCAGCCTTACAGTTCGGCGACATGCTGTTGGAAGACCCTGCTAAAATCGAAGAATTCCTTGAAAAGCTTCAACCCCCCCTTGCAAGCAAAAACGATGAAGTGAATAAGTGTGTGTGGAAAGGCGCTGGGAGTGCGGTTTATCATAAATTCTGCCTGTTTTTAAAAAACACTGACCCATCTACCGATGAGAGGTTAAAGGCGAACTTAATTGAAGAACTAAGGAATTTGGATACGTTCCTTCTTTCAGATAGCATGCCAGGGAAATATCTCGGCGGTGATTCTTTGCTTTTACCCGATTGCATCTTGTTACCCAAGCTTTTACACATTAAAACCGTGTCAAAGGTGTTCAAAGATTTTGAAATTCCTGAAGAATTTCAAGCCATTCACCGCTACATGGATGCAGCTTCAGGTAAAGATGGTGATCCTGCAAGCCCGAGCGTTGTGGCTTTCACGAGAACCTGCCCTTCCGATGAAATTATTGCGGATGCGTGGGCCCGCTCGATGAATTGTAGAAATCCgctaaaacagaagaaaaagaaaccttcTACCTCTGAGTCCTAA